One Chaetodon trifascialis isolate fChaTrf1 chromosome 13, fChaTrf1.hap1, whole genome shotgun sequence DNA segment encodes these proteins:
- the tarbp1 gene encoding probable methyltransferase TARBP1, translated as MYSVLVNAVLSSSPDYGLLFEFLSWPGDSWPETERVDALTAFIEGLGPLMAESNTTPFSPATRRSIKDKVESVIWTQCLPLLSRVSAEAGEGMRCRESTAALCRLVSVCVPLCDEAVPGRVALSVLPSLQLSEEEEVPGPGRLSVEVASEVVAALIPSLSADEQLTLTTLASALTCIKTLPDPLVSKITVRLLLTLLNCCSGARLGSRLKLILDDLCSWHSTDRAPVVTERALLCLTALSDHLLNPHSLSFSSSSCEPRLSLQFWRMVQDGLTHRDSVSRKRALYLLKKCVALSEEEGVDCPLSPSVEDQILFRWAPHRSQLLREFWEDYALVMETLEENQVHVVRPVLNRIDTLIQTTVNDSQASGQGLFHPSWLLCVYQRMFHSENKSLMREGVCHLLELQVLQQSDFAVAFSQFIIGPFMDVLSETSLFHRSVGQSVGDCPELGAKLQVFMATFFSSLPYEHRGLTLLKMIQQLCYKHWCAVPLLFLSQALSKLPPSPLLGIEGLTALREVLRCTMITHQVLLRGAAQCFLLNSALRLTDVSAVTLDDVFSFLMDFRADESLCRGTQIWNQLCAWLLDNEGSFKPRILVGDGSGAATMKETVRGYVQSEIYAYLQVPASIGHAERLPDLREADKLARAILLCVDMERGELGAEISNTLESLLSPLLDTLSRVSTNIYLPVRKSDKSLQLVLRLFQLGRTPSCQHAGEEQDNVMMAMKRLIFKFVDPVQEFILRRLFGELQELFDVERAELYLCVLRQLVAMYSSAPQHHNKIQQTCFPKLIQHSLKVLQEPSLQVHSVANQVAAAVAMASLATACGLVEQDVIDMRSGAVSILRSLNNYFYNPVSSSRSPSSLGNFNKRLQRPQTGDDSSDVGVQGPLLQDWGRIAANFMRDQWICLSFLIKAVGIPESPEISRASETLKAALSCSVEALALLPSDLVLPVLTFMETVLPQLLLSEEALCVEALTLSWQLVQGLSTNAHDFWLALKGFISMAFHQKLLQLTDSQAPTLVSTLKQIASELMELSQSKSGVFGVLLQHCCQTWLPTDRGSGDAVDAVFSSVFSHINILSEACVYGPVFRRDQRLIQDVQTYVEQLGEECAANVTVTSDNRDDQFPRTCALTFLSRLDSSNLQHQRLMEELVMDLLKKDNDISKSKVRYYSNSLQHRVKNRVWQTLLLLLPKLREEFVAASLNRVFEAGFCSNQASVKYLIEWMMILILVHYPQHMDSFLACFSMDHEKTKTSSCTFLSVLVHFSVILPNLKDEAVHLRKALDVILQWCFNHNFSVRLYALLALKRVWSLAEVRAEDGADGLGGLSTVIKACLNQAEAMQSTGNANKNWTKIQEHFFFGAFHPIRDYSVETVFYTFPSLSELADDEWIPPWKFEKLSCFCESPSFPLRNPAPDLSQLQPGDWIQQDKGEQCKEDRWAEVQKKITPWRLGIQEQEPELQLVPQQRAARLGKLHGSLLVVASLIDKPTNLGGLCRTCEIFGASALVLDSLRHVSDKHFQSLSVSSELWLPLLEVKPAELTDFLQVKKSEGYCIVGVEQTANSQSLQDYQFPEKTLLLLGNEREGIPANLLQMFDVCVEIPQQGVIRSLNVHVSAALLIWEYTRQHLTSGSAEVNSKCS; from the exons ATGTATTCTGTTTTAGTAAACGCCGTATTGTCCAGCTCTCCTGACTATGGCCTTTTGTTCGAGTTTCTGTCCTGGCCGGGTGACTCATGGCCAGAGACGGAGCGGGTGGACGCGCTGACAGCTTTTATCGAAGGACTCGGACCACTCATGGCCGAGTCGAACACGACTCCGTTTTCACCTGCGACTAGAAGATCTATTAAAGATAAAGTCGAGTCGGTGATCTGGACCCAgtgtctgcctctcctctccagagTATCAGCAGAGGCCGGTGAAGGCATGCGGTGCAGGGAGAGTACCGCTGCTCTCTGCCGGCTTGTGAGCGTTTGTGTCCCGCTGTGTGACGAGGCTGTACCGGGGCGGGtagctctgtctgtcttgccGTCGCTCCAGCtgtcggaggaggaggaggtcccCGGTCCGGGACGCCTCAGCGTGGAGGTTGCCAGTGAAGTCGTGGCTGCTCTCATACCTTCTCTATCAGCGGATGAACAGCTCACACTCACCACCCTGGCATCTGCCTTGACCTGCATCAAAACACTCCCAGATCCACTAGTCTCCAAAATCACAGTCAGGCTCCTCTTGACCCTCCTGAACTGCTGCAGCGGTGCGAGGTTAGGGAGCCGCCTCAAACTGATCCTGGATGATCTGTGCAGCTGGCACTCCACTGACCGCGCACCTGTGGTTACGGAGCGGGCACTGCTGTGTTTGACCGCCCTGTCAGACCACCTGCTGAACCCTCAcagtctctccttctcctcttcctcctgtgagCCTCGTCTGTCTCTCCAGTTCTGGAGGATGGTTCAGGATGGACTGACGCACAGAGACAGCGTGTCACGTAAGAGGGCGTTGTACCTGCTGAAAAAGTGCGTGGccctgtcagaggaggagggggtggactGTCCTCTCAGTCCATCAGTGGAAG ATCAGATCTTGTTCAGATGGGCCCCTCACAGGAGCCAGTTGCTTAGAGAGTTCTGGGAGGATTATGCCCTGGTGATGGAGACCCTGGAGGAGAACCAG GTCCACGTCGTCCGGCCAGTTCTAAACAGAATAGACACGTTGATCCAAACAACAGTGAACGACAGTCAAG CTTCAGGTCAAGGCCTCTTCCACCCCtcctggctgctgtgtgtgtaccAGCGGATGTTCCACAGTGAGAATAAGTCCTTGATGAGAGAAGGAGTGTGTCATCTGCTCGAGCTGCaggtcctgcagcagtcagactttgCTGTGGCCTTTTCTCAG TTCATCATTGGCCCCTTTATGGATGTTCTGTCGGAAACGTCGCTCTTCCACAG GTCAGTTGGACAGAGTGTAGGAGATTGTCCTGAGCTCGGAGCCAAACTCCAAGTTTTCATGGCCACCTTCTTCAGCAGCCTACCATACGAGCATAGAG GCCTTACGTTGCTGAAGATGATCCAGCAGCTGTGCTATAAACACTGGTGTGCTGtacccctcctcttcctctcccaggCTCTGTCCAAACTTCCCCCAAGTCCATTGCTGGGAATTGAAGGGCTCACTGCTCTCAG GGAGGTGCTGCGCTGCACCATGATCACCCATCAAGTCCTGCTGAGAGGTGCTGCTCAGTGCTTCCTGCTGAACAGTGCCCTCCGTCTCACAGACGTG AGTGCAGTGACCCTGGATGATGTTTTTAGTTTCTTGATGGATTTCCGTGCAGACGAGTCTCTGTGCAGAGGCACACAGATCTGGAATCAG TTGTGTGCCTGGCTATTGGACAATGAAGGCAGTTTCAAGCCAAGGATTCTGGTTGGAGATGGTTCTGGTGCTGCCACGATGAAAGAAACTGTAAGAGGCTACGTTCAAAGCGAGATATACGCCTATCTCCAAGTCCCAGCTAGCATAG GTCACGCTGAGAGGTTGCCTGACCTTAGAGAGGCTGATAAGTTGGCCAGGGCcattctgctgtgtgtggacatgGAGAGGGGTGAACTCGGGGCAGAGATCAGTAACACTCTGGAGTCATTACTGTCTCCGCTGCTGGACACCCTGAGCAGAGTCAGCACCAATATCTACTTGCCCGTGCGTAAGAGTGACAAGAGCCTGCAGCTTGTGCTCCGACTGTTCCAGCTTGGAAGAACACCAAGCTGTCAGCATGCTGGAGAGGAGCAAG ATAACGTGATGATGGCCATGAAGAGGctcatttttaaatttgtggatcCGGTCCAGGAGTTTATCCTGAGGCGGCTGTTTGGGGAGCTGCAGGAG CTGTTTGATGTGGAGCGGGCAGAGCTGTATCTGTGCGTCCTGAGGCAGCTGGTGGCCATGTACAGTTCTGCACCACAGCACCACAATAAAATTCAGCAGACCTGTTTCCCTAAACTCATCCAGCACAGCCTTAAGGTCCTGCAAGAGCCAAGCCTGCAG GTCCACTCTGTGGCAAACCAGGTGGCTGCAGCGGTTGCAATGGCATCCCTGGCTACAGCATGTGGTCTTGTGGAGCAGGATGTGATTGACATGCGTTCAGGCGCGGTTTCCATCCTGAGATCACTGAATAACTACTTCTACAATCCAGTGTCATCCTCCCGAAGTCCGTCCTCTCTGGGAAACTTCAATAAACGCCTGCAAAGACCACAGACAGGAGATGATTCAAG tGACGTAGGTGTGCAGGgtcctctgctgcaggactGGGGACGCATTGCTGCCAATTTCATGCGGGACCAGTGGATTTGTCTGAGCTTCCTGATTAAGGCTGTTGGGATTCCCGAGTCTCCAGAGATTTCCAGAGCGTCCGAGACTCTCAAggctgctctgagctgcagtgtggagGCCCTGGCTCTGCTGCCCAGTGACCTGGTGCTGCCTGTGCTCACCTTTATGGAGACAGTGCTGCCACAA TTGCTGCTTTCTGAGGAGGCCCTCTGCGTGGAGGCTCTGACTCTGAGCTGGCAGCTGGTGCAGGGGCTGAGCACTAACGCTCACGACTTCTGGCTCGCCCTGAAAGGCTTCATCTCCATGGCCTTCCATCAGAAGCTGCTCCAGCTGACAGACTCCCAGGCTCCGACACTTGTCTCCACACTGAAGCAG ATTGCCTCTGAGCTGATGGAGCTGTCTCAGTCGAAGAGCGGAGTGTTCGGCGTGCTGCTTCAGCACTGCTGTCAGACGTGGCTGCCCACAGACCGAGGCAGCGGCGACGCGGTCGACGCAGTATTTTCTAGTGTTTTCAGCCACATCAACATACTCTCTGAGGCTTGTGTCTATGGGCCAGTGTTCAGGAGAGATCAGCG GCTCATCCAGGACGTCCAAACATATGTGGAGCAACTTGGTGAAGAGTGCGCCGCCAACGTCACCGTTACAag cGATAACAGAGACGATCAGTTTCCCCGAACATGTGCACTGACCTTTCTCAGCCGCCTGGATTCCTCTAATCTGCAGCATCAAAGACTGATGGAGGAACTAGTCATGGATTTGTTGAAAAAG GATAACGACATATCGAAGTCAAAAGTGCGTTACTATAGCAACTCCCTGCAACATCGTGTCAAAAACCGAGTGTGgcaaacactgctgcttctgctgcccaagctcagagag gagTTTGTCGCCGCGTCGCTGAACCGCGTGTTTGAGGCTGGATTCTGCAGTAACCAGGCCTCAGTCAAGTACCTGATCGAGTGGATGATGATTCTGATCCTCGTTCACTACCCGCAACACATGGACAGCTTTTTGGCCTGCTTCAGCATG GATCATGAAAAGACCAAGACGAGCAGCTGCACCTTCCTGTCAGTCCTGGTGCATTTCAGCGTCATCCTTCCTAATCTTAAGGATGAG gctGTGCACTTGCGTAAAGCACTGGACGTCATCCTGCAGTGGTGTTTCAATCATAACTTCAGCGTGCGCCTGTACGCTTTGCTGGCCCTGAAGAGGGTGTGGAGCCTGGCTGAGGTCCGGGCAGAGGACGGGGCTGATGGTTTGGGAGGGCTGTCCACAGTGATCAAGGCCTGTCTGAACCAGGCGGAGGCCATGCAGAGCACCGG AAATGCCAACAAGAATTGGACGAAGATCCAGGAGCACTTCTTCTTTGGTGCCTTTCATCCTATCAGGGATTACAGTGTTGAG acCGTATTCTATACTTTTCCCAGTCTGTCAGAGTTGGCTGATGATGAGTGGATTCCACCCTGGAAGTTTGAGAAACTGTCATGTTTCTGCGAGAGTCCATCTTTTCCTTTGAGGAATCCTGCTCCTGACCTGAGCCAGCTCCAGCCTGGAGACTGGATCCAGCAAGACAAAG GTGAGCAGTGTAAGGAGGACCGCTGGGCCGAGGTGCAGAAGAAGATCACTCCCTGGAGGTTGGGGATCCAGGAGCAGGAGCCTGAACTTCAGCTGGTCCCACAGCAGAGGGCGGCTCGACTGGGCAAACTGCACGGCTCCCTGCTGGTGGTGGCCTCGCTTATCGACAAGCCCACCAATTTAGGAG GTCTGTGCAGGACCTGTGAGATCTTCGGTGCCAGCGCTCTGGTTCTGGACAGCCTCCGCCACGTCAGCGACAAACACTTTCAGTCCCTGAGCGTCTCGTCTGAGCTGTGGCTT
- the LOC139341709 gene encoding FERM domain-containing protein 6: MSASIKQERTICVLLPNKDQLDITVGPKSTGQDVFNRVTELLGMKELHFFGLTVVKDNEHIFLDMEEKLTKYFPKEWRQDSGKGLQKRPLLPILCLKVQYYIENGRLICERRARHLYYSDLRERVLRSECRQQEEVYFQLAGYALQADLGDHPLPREDEEITPYFEPKQYFPPWIVAKRGVNYLLCHGPKVHQELWGMSSRDATLLFIRESCRLEDVPVTFYRLQKDKKEERGTALLGLTLRGMQVYQEVNNMRQLLYDFPWSNVGRLTFLGKKFEIQPDGLPSARKLVYYTGSSFRSRHLLLHLSSSHRIYLSLLPALKHLRQLEESEEKKRYRESYISDDLDLDPPGSESSPGLSRHSTSSSGIEADARQHSISTEMASMEEEGQRRAEKCFSSAASRGSSCTSGFDAGSKARMEDEGWQEEEIKTNVGSPKEVLVDDPDEMFQLADLLEGVSVDCADLSSETHSPENQPGPPDTDEDLDKLRNKDMLKQMLKSRAQVCVDRHSHSLDDVRLLPPLAPLGTTLPPDSSHSYTFGLPDASTNTKTPADHSHYPLLPHQDKPSFYGRRSTNCLSLDMLGDEQFLEFIL; encoded by the exons ATGTCCGCCTCGATAAAGCAGGAGAGAACCATTTGTGTTCTCCTCCCCAACAAAGACCAGCTGGACATCACTGTCGGG CCAAAGTCCACAGGGCAGGATGTTTTCAATCGCGTCACAGAGCTTCTTGGAATGAAAGAGCTGCACTTCTTTGGCCTCACAGTGGTGAAGG ACAATGAGCACATATTTTTAGACATGGAGGAGAAACTGACCAAGTACTTTCCTAAGGAATGGAGGCAAGATTCAGGAAAG GGATTACAGAAGAGGCCGTTGCTTCCAATACTCTGCCTCAAAGTGCAGTACTACATCGAAAATGGTCGACTCATTTG TGAACGAAGGGCACGGCATCTCTACTATTCTGACTTGCGGGAGCGGGTGCTTCGCTCTGAATGTcgtcagcaggaggaggtgtaCTTCCAGCTGGCAGGTTACGCCTTGCAGGCTGACCTCGGTGACCACCCGCTGCccagggaggatgaggagatcACGCCTTACTTTGAACCCAAGCAGTACTTTCCCCCTTGG ATTGTAGCTAAGCGTGGAGTAAACTATCTCCTCTGCCATGGGCCCAAGGTGCATCAGGAGCTGTGGGGCATGTCTTCTCGTGACGCCACCCTGCTCTTCATCAGGGAGTCGTGTCGACTGGAGGATGTGCCAGTCACATTTTACAGACTGCAAAAG gacaaaaaggaagaaagaggaacGGCATTGCTTGGTCTGACCCTGCGAGGAATGCAGGTTTATCag gaggtGAACAACATGCGACAGCTGCTGTACGACTTCCCCTGGTCAAATGTGGGACGTCTCACCTTCCTG GGTAAGAAATTTGAGATCCAGCCAGATGGTTTGCCATCAGCCAGGAAGCTGGTATACTACACTGGGTCGTCGTTCCGCTCTCGCCACCTCCTGCTGCACCTGAGCAGCAGCCATCGCATCTACCTCAGCCTCCTGCCTGCCCTCAAACACCTACGCCAGCTGGAGGAGAGCGAAG aGAAAAAGCGTTACCGCGAGTCATACATCAGTGATGACCTGGACTTGGACCCCCCAGGCAGCGAGAGCAGCCCTGGTCTGTCCCGACactccaccagcagctctggAATTGAAGCAGACGCCCGCCAGCACAGTATCTCCACAGAGATGGCCTCCATGGAGGAGGAAGGTCAACGGCGAGCGGAGAAgtgtttcagctcagcagcCAGCCGTGGCAGCTCCTGTACCTCTGGGTTTGATGCAGGCAGCAAGGCTCGAATGGAAGATGAGGGGTGGCAAGAGGAAG agatCAAGACCAATGTTGGAAGTCCAAAGGAGGTTCTTGTGGATGATCCTGATGAGATGTTCCAGCTGGCTGATCTTCTTGAAGGAGTGTCAGTGGATTGTGCAGATCTCTCTTCAGAGACTCACTCACCAG AAAACCAACCCGGTCCCCCGGACACTGATGAAGATCTTGACAAATTGCGTAACAAGGATATGTTAAAACAG ATGCTGAAATCTAGGGCACAAGTTTGCGTGGATCGGCACAGCCACAGTTTAGATGATGTACGACTGTTGCCACCTCTGGCACCGCTGGGGACGACACTACCACCCGATTCCTCCCACAGCTATACCTTTGGGCTTCCAGATGcctcaacaaacacaaagacccCTGCTGATCACAGTCATTACCCCCTTTTGCCCCACCAAGACAAACCTTCTTTCTATGGCCGCAGGTCTACCAACTGCCTCTCCCTGGACATGTTAGGTGATGAACAGTTCCTGGAATTCATTCTTTGA